In the Deltaproteobacteria bacterium genome, GTCTCCGAATTCTCGCGCAGAAAGGTACAGCATGGCACGCAAGAAGATCGCCCTGATCGGGGCCGGTATGATTGGTGGGACTCTGGCGCATTTGAGCGCCATCAAGGGCTTGGGCGATGTGGTGCTCTTCGATGTAGTCGAGGGGCTGCCGCAGGGTAAGGCGCTCGACTTGCTCGAAGCGGGTCCGATCGAAGGCTTCGACGCCGCGATCGTCGGCACCAATAAGTACGACGACATCGAGGGCGCCGACGTATGCATCGTCACTGCCGGCTTGGCGCGCAAGCCAGGGATGAGCCGTGACGATCTGCTGTCGGTGAACTCCAAAATCATGGGTGATGTGGCGAGCAACATCCGCGATCGCGCGCCGAACGCGTTCGTCATCGTTATCACCAATCCGCTCGATGCGATGGTGACGGCGATGAAGCGGTTGACCGGGTTTCCCAAGCAGCGCGTCGTCGGGCAGGCTGGCGTGCTGGACTCGGCGCGCTATCGCACTTTCATCGCCATGGAGTTGGGCGTGTCTGTGCAGAGCGTGAACGCGATCGTCCTCGGCGGCCACGGCGACGACATGGTGCCGGTGCGTAGCTACTGTCAGGTCGGCGGGGTCGCGGTCGAGAAGTTGATTCCCGCGGCGCGACTCGATGCGATCGAGCAGCGCGTCCGTCAGGCCGGCGGAGAGATCGTCAACTTGCTCAAGACGTCGGCGTACTACTCGCCGGCGCACGCGGCGATTCAGATGGCCGAGGCATACCTGTTCGATCGCAAGCAGGTGCTCCCGTGCGCGGCATTGTTGGAAGGC is a window encoding:
- the mdh gene encoding malate dehydrogenase, producing the protein MARKKIALIGAGMIGGTLAHLSAIKGLGDVVLFDVVEGLPQGKALDLLEAGPIEGFDAAIVGTNKYDDIEGADVCIVTAGLARKPGMSRDDLLSVNSKIMGDVASNIRDRAPNAFVIVITNPLDAMVTAMKRLTGFPKQRVVGQAGVLDSARYRTFIAMELGVSVQSVNAIVLGGHGDDMVPVRSYCQVGGVAVEKLIPAARLDAIEQRVRQAGGEIVNLLKTSAYYSPAHAAIQMAEAYLFDRKQVLPCAALLEGEYGVNGFYVGVPVVIGSGGVERVVEIELTAAERKALDVSVSHVRELVEATEKFLPKA